One genomic region from Bacilli bacterium encodes:
- a CDS encoding alpha-glucosidase has protein sequence MGKEPKWWENAVFYQIYPRSFADSNNDGIGDIPGIILKLDYLKELGVDAIWLSPVYKSPNKDYGYDISDYCDINPEYGTLDDMKQLFSEAKKRNIRIVMDLVVNHTSDQHPWFLKSKDINSPYHDYYIWQPGKIGKKGKIEPPNNWDSMFIGSAWGYEKSNNLFFLHLFTPEQPDLNWRNPKVLEEVENIMRFWLDLGAAGFRCDVINCIWKDSLADGKKTKYLTGKEFYLSRPGCHQILKRINHDVLAPAEAFTVGETTQVKLEDAVQFTHDELTMVFPFDHTSVDQGSVPIFKKKYRPQKMIAALDKWQTHVDWNPIFFENHDIPRSVSRFGDDKKLREESAKMLATILLTLRGTPFIFEGEEIGMRNVPFKNVKQMKDVTAYNIYNLLTKQYLLPRPIVFKLIMNIARDHARVPMAWDGSPNGGFSLTDPWLMATPDFGKINVKADIANANGIFNYYRKLIALRKVTPALYAGTYTKVDADSDVYAYYRDYKKSRYLVLANMGSKIRKQPFCQGELVLANYSDSSVANKKIRPYESLIIKIK, from the coding sequence ATGGGAAAAGAACCAAAGTGGTGGGAAAATGCCGTCTTCTACCAGATTTATCCGCGCTCATTTGCCGATAGCAATAACGATGGTATCGGTGATATACCCGGCATTATTCTTAAGTTGGATTATTTAAAAGAACTTGGGGTGGATGCCATTTGGCTTTCTCCGGTGTATAAGAGTCCTAATAAGGATTATGGTTATGATATATCGGATTATTGCGACATTAATCCAGAATATGGCACTTTGGATGACATGAAACAACTTTTTTCCGAAGCCAAAAAACGTAATATTCGCATTGTAATGGACCTGGTTGTCAACCATACCTCCGATCAGCATCCATGGTTTTTGAAAAGCAAAGATATAAATTCCCCTTATCATGATTATTACATTTGGCAACCGGGCAAAATCGGTAAAAAAGGAAAAATTGAACCCCCCAATAATTGGGACTCGATGTTTATCGGCAGCGCTTGGGGATATGAGAAAAGTAACAATTTGTTTTTCTTGCATTTATTTACTCCCGAGCAACCGGACTTAAATTGGCGCAACCCAAAGGTGTTGGAAGAAGTGGAAAATATCATGCGCTTTTGGCTTGATCTTGGGGCAGCTGGGTTTCGCTGCGATGTCATCAACTGCATTTGGAAAGACAGCTTGGCGGATGGAAAAAAGACCAAATATTTAACTGGGAAAGAATTCTATTTATCACGCCCCGGATGCCATCAAATATTAAAGCGGATTAATCATGATGTGCTTGCGCCCGCCGAGGCTTTCACCGTTGGCGAAACGACGCAAGTAAAACTTGAAGACGCCGTGCAGTTTACCCACGATGAATTAACGATGGTTTTCCCCTTTGATCACACGAGTGTCGATCAGGGATCGGTGCCGATATTTAAGAAGAAATACCGCCCACAAAAGATGATTGCGGCTTTAGATAAGTGGCAGACCCATGTGGATTGGAATCCTATTTTCTTTGAGAATCACGATATCCCCCGCTCTGTTTCGCGTTTTGGCGATGATAAAAAGTTGCGGGAAGAATCGGCTAAAATGCTGGCGACAATTCTTTTGACTCTTCGTGGAACACCCTTTATTTTTGAGGGAGAAGAAATTGGAATGCGCAATGTGCCGTTCAAAAATGTCAAGCAAATGAAAGATGTTACGGCCTATAACATTTACAATCTTCTCACTAAGCAGTATTTGTTACCCCGACCGATTGTTTTTAAATTAATAATGAACATAGCACGCGACCATGCTCGCGTACCGATGGCTTGGGATGGAAGCCCTAACGGCGGCTTTTCGCTTACTGACCCGTGGCTGATGGCCACTCCCGACTTCGGCAAAATTAATGTCAAGGCGGACATCGCCAACGCAAATGGGATATTTAACTACTATCGAAAGCTAATTGCCTTAAGAAAAGTAACCCCGGCGCTATATGCGGGAACTTACACTAAGGTAGATGCTGACAGTGATGTCTACGCTTATTATCGAGATTATAAAAAAAGTAGATATCTCGTATTGGCAAATATGGGATCAAAGATTAGAAAACAGCCTTTCTGCCAAGGGGAATTGGTACTGGCCAACTATTCAGACAGTTCGGTTGCCAATAAAAAAATTAGACCTTACGAAAGTCTGATTATAAAAATCAAGTAG
- a CDS encoding dCMP deaminase family protein codes for MGKRVGYISWDEYFMGIALLSTFRSKDPSTQVGAVIVDNDNKIVSVGYNGMPIGMDDDALPWEHGEGLESKYLYVCHAEFNAILNTRNGSALKGCKLYVTLFPCNECAKAIIQSGIAEIIYADDKYADSVTTIASKKMLAMAGVKIRAYEGKIPAIKF; via the coding sequence ATGGGCAAACGTGTTGGTTATATAAGTTGGGATGAGTACTTTATGGGGATTGCCCTTCTCAGTACCTTTCGTTCAAAAGACCCTTCTACCCAAGTGGGAGCCGTAATTGTGGACAATGACAATAAAATAGTCAGCGTAGGCTATAATGGCATGCCGATTGGGATGGATGATGATGCACTGCCGTGGGAACATGGGGAAGGCTTAGAGAGCAAGTATCTTTACGTCTGCCATGCGGAATTCAATGCGATTTTGAATACGCGCAACGGATCGGCATTGAAAGGTTGTAAACTCTATGTAACTCTTTTCCCCTGTAACGAATGCGCTAAGGCGATTATTCAAAGCGGAATCGCGGAAATTATTTATGCCGATGATAAATATGCCGATAGTGTAACCACGATTGCCAGCAAGAAAATGCTTGCGATGGCCGGAGTTAAAATTAGAGCCTATGAAGGCAAAATCCCGGCGATTAAATTCTAA
- a CDS encoding energy-coupling factor transporter ATPase: protein MEAIKATDIKFGYEADKEVLHGVSFRVPAGSYVSIIGHNGSGKSTLAKLIIGLLEAQSGSIEIFGEKLNEDTVNEIRRRVGIVFQNPDNQFIGATVRDDIAFGLENRAVPREKMDAIINNAAHVVGMEEFLEKEPTNLSGGQKQRVAIAGVIAMNPDIVIFDEATAMLDPRGKKEIHQVIAKMRGDHPNLTILSITHDIEEAYLSDYILVLSGGNVLLEGSPDEVFSQEEILLKNNLDIPFFYKMKRSLTKQGIDVSNISDLEGLVKYLCR from the coding sequence ATGGAAGCAATAAAAGCAACAGATATAAAATTTGGCTATGAGGCCGACAAGGAAGTTCTTCATGGGGTTTCTTTTCGGGTGCCGGCGGGCTCGTATGTTTCGATAATTGGTCATAATGGCAGTGGCAAATCAACCCTTGCTAAATTAATTATCGGTCTTTTGGAAGCCCAATCCGGCAGTATTGAAATCTTCGGCGAAAAACTTAACGAAGATACGGTAAATGAAATTCGCCGCCGCGTGGGAATTGTCTTTCAAAACCCCGACAATCAATTTATCGGAGCGACGGTGCGTGATGATATCGCCTTCGGATTGGAAAATCGGGCTGTTCCTCGCGAAAAAATGGACGCGATAATTAACAATGCGGCTCATGTGGTGGGTATGGAAGAATTTCTTGAAAAGGAGCCGACCAATCTATCGGGTGGACAAAAGCAAAGGGTGGCAATTGCTGGAGTTATTGCGATGAATCCCGATATTGTCATTTTTGATGAGGCGACGGCAATGCTTGATCCCCGTGGCAAAAAAGAGATCCATCAGGTAATTGCTAAAATGCGCGGTGACCATCCTAATCTAACTATTCTTTCCATTACCCATGATATTGAAGAAGCCTATCTAAGCGACTATATTCTGGTTTTAAGTGGCGGCAATGTTCTTCTCGAAGGCAGCCCGGATGAGGTTTTTTCGCAGGAAGAAATTCTTTTAAAAAACAATTTAGATATCCCTTTCTTCTATAAGATGAAAAGATCATTGACGAAACAGGGAATTGATGTTTCTAATATCAGTGACCTAGAAGGGTTGGTGAAATATCTATGCCGATAG
- a CDS encoding energy-coupling factor transporter ATPase: MPIEFKAVDFTYSPHSPFEYEALKDINLVIDGHGFSAIVGHTGSGKSTLVQMINGLLLPSFGAVAVDDEVIVPEKRKKYERRLDKNKGNNPRFKTLLEFIKIKKDYQLKSIRKKVGIVFQFPEYQLFEETVEKDVAFGPLNFGFNKEEALNKAHIALKKVGLDESYFLRSPFELSGGERRRVAIAGIIATEPDILILDEPTAGLDPQGAKAMMNLFDSIHQRGTGIIMVTHDMDIVLRYAQEVIVMKAGRIVERRTPIELFGQDNEDFSLEIPMLYQVAKKMIAAGYPVDIRSLKSEEDLAKMIAKGRK; the protein is encoded by the coding sequence ATGCCGATAGAATTTAAAGCGGTGGATTTTACTTATTCACCCCACTCGCCCTTTGAGTATGAAGCGCTTAAAGATATTAACTTAGTTATCGATGGACATGGTTTCAGCGCCATCGTCGGTCATACCGGGAGTGGAAAATCGACTCTGGTTCAGATGATTAATGGCTTGCTTTTACCCTCTTTCGGCGCGGTGGCTGTCGATGATGAAGTAATCGTGCCCGAAAAAAGAAAAAAATATGAACGCCGACTAGATAAAAACAAGGGCAATAACCCGCGTTTTAAAACCTTGCTTGAATTTATTAAAATCAAGAAAGATTATCAGTTAAAGAGTATTCGCAAAAAAGTGGGCATTGTTTTTCAGTTTCCCGAATATCAACTTTTCGAGGAAACTGTAGAAAAAGATGTGGCGTTTGGACCGCTCAATTTTGGATTTAATAAAGAGGAAGCACTGAATAAAGCTCACATTGCGCTAAAAAAGGTCGGATTGGACGAGAGTTATTTTTTACGTTCACCGTTCGAATTAAGCGGCGGCGAACGCCGCCGAGTGGCAATCGCAGGTATTATCGCTACGGAACCCGACATCTTGATTTTAGATGAGCCGACCGCCGGTCTTGATCCTCAAGGAGCCAAAGCGATGATGAACCTTTTTGATTCCATCCACCAAAGAGGTACGGGCATAATCATGGTCACCCACGATATGGATATCGTTCTTCGATATGCTCAAGAAGTTATCGTCATGAAAGCGGGCCGCATCGTCGAACGGAGAACGCCGATTGAACTCTTTGGGCAAGATAATGAGGACTTTTCTTTGGAAATACCAATGCTATATCAAGTGGCAAAAAAGATGATAGCGGCGGGATATCCAGTCGATATCCGCTCTTTGAAGAGTGAAGAGGATTTGGCTAAGATGATTGCCAAGGGGAGAAAGTAA
- a CDS encoding energy-coupling factor transporter transmembrane protein EcfT, with protein MQNITLGRYIPFNSFIHRADPRLKLFSVIVIMVMVFFRFSSTEMNFIMYGILGLLILALMLIAHIRIRSLFRQLKALWMMMIILLIINIFTFRTAGDKVWFTLFNYSFYYSPFIQTAYIFLRLVLMIALTMVLTGTTRPLDLTYALEWYMYPLKFIHFPVHEVAMTISIALRFIPTLLDETGRIMKAQESRGVDFKKGKIKERLRAIVALIIPLFISAFQRSDDLANAMEARGYNPSAKRTRYRILKWRPADTLAFVLTLATLGAFIYLDVAKVDFYLLIKDLINVVRGLF; from the coding sequence ATGCAAAACATTACTTTAGGTCGCTACATCCCCTTTAATTCTTTCATCCATCGCGCGGATCCGCGACTAAAACTATTCTCGGTTATCGTAATTATGGTGATGGTTTTTTTCCGGTTCTCCTCAACCGAAATGAATTTTATCATGTACGGCATTTTAGGTTTGCTTATTTTAGCCTTAATGCTGATAGCGCATATTCGAATTCGCTCTCTATTTCGCCAGCTGAAAGCCCTGTGGATGATGATGATAATTCTTCTTATCATCAATATTTTCACCTTCCGAACCGCGGGCGATAAGGTATGGTTTACCCTTTTTAATTATTCTTTTTATTACTCACCGTTTATTCAGACTGCCTATATTTTTCTGCGTTTAGTGCTGATGATCGCTTTGACGATGGTCTTGACCGGAACTACGCGACCTTTGGACTTAACTTATGCATTAGAATGGTATATGTATCCGTTGAAGTTTATTCATTTTCCCGTTCATGAAGTGGCGATGACGATTTCCATCGCCCTGCGTTTTATTCCGACCCTTCTTGATGAGACCGGGCGAATTATGAAAGCACAGGAAAGTCGAGGCGTCGATTTTAAAAAGGGTAAAATTAAGGAGCGATTACGGGCGATTGTCGCACTTATCATTCCGCTTTTTATTTCTGCTTTTCAGCGCAGCGATGACTTGGCAAACGCGATGGAAGCTCGCGGCTATAATCCCAGCGCTAAAAGAACACGTTATCGGATATTGAAATGGCGACCAGCAGATACGTTGGCCTTTGTTTTGACCTTGGCGACCTTGGGCGCTTTTATCTATCTTGATGTGGCAAAAGTGGATTTTTATCTTTTAATCAAAGACCTGATCAATGTTGTTCGAGGCCTTTTCTGA
- the truA gene encoding tRNA pseudouridine(38-40) synthase TruA, translated as MRYLMKIAYDGTDYYGWQRQISKPTIEATIENCLSQILNQKTLIYGAGRTDAGVHAYGQCAHFDSDKELDLAVLRNGLNSLLPKSIHIISLEVVPETFHARHSASGKHYRYRINLQDENPFDRFFSYTIRTPAFDIDKLKAGAELFIGDHYFFNYTVRKEDERNFHRFVKDIRINTENKILTLDFFADGFMQYQVRMMVGTLIALAEGKIELEDIRNSLQDGIRRPISYKAPAQGLVLVEVFYER; from the coding sequence ATGCGCTATCTAATGAAAATTGCTTATGATGGGACGGATTATTATGGCTGGCAGAGGCAGATAAGCAAACCGACAATCGAAGCGACAATTGAGAACTGTCTCAGTCAAATTCTCAATCAAAAGACACTGATATACGGTGCCGGCCGGACAGACGCTGGTGTCCATGCTTACGGACAGTGTGCGCATTTTGATAGCGATAAAGAACTCGATCTTGCGGTCTTGCGAAATGGGCTTAATTCGCTACTTCCTAAAAGCATTCATATAATTAGCCTTGAAGTTGTTCCCGAAACTTTTCACGCACGTCACTCCGCCAGCGGAAAGCATTATCGCTACCGGATTAATCTGCAGGATGAAAATCCTTTTGATCGGTTTTTTTCCTATACAATACGTACCCCAGCATTCGACATTGATAAACTGAAAGCGGGAGCGGAACTTTTTATCGGTGACCATTATTTTTTCAATTACACCGTACGCAAGGAAGATGAAAGAAATTTTCATCGATTTGTGAAAGATATAAGAATAAACACGGAAAACAAAATTCTGACGCTGGATTTTTTTGCTGATGGCTTTATGCAATATCAAGTGCGAATGATGGTAGGAACTCTTATCGCCTTAGCCGAAGGTAAAATTGAACTTGAAGATATCAGAAATTCACTTCAAGACGGAATTCGCCGGCCCATATCATATAAAGCCCCGGCCCAAGGATTGGTGTTAGTGGAGGTTTTTTATGAGAGATAG